From Pongo pygmaeus isolate AG05252 chromosome 1, NHGRI_mPonPyg2-v2.0_pri, whole genome shotgun sequence, one genomic window encodes:
- the INSL5 gene encoding insulin-like peptide INSL5: MKGSIFTLFLFSVLFAISEVRSKESVRLCGLEYIRTVIYICASSRWRRHLEGIPQAQQAETGNSFQLPNKREFSEENPAQNLPKVDASGEDRLWGGQMPTEELWKSKKHSVMSRQDLQTLCCTDGCSMTDLSALC; this comes from the exons ATGAAGGGCTCCATTTTCACTCTGTTTCTATTCTCTGTCCTATTTGCCATCTCAGAAGTGAGGAGCAAGGAGTCTGTGAGACTCTGTGGGCTAGAATACATACGGACAGTCATCTACATCTGTGCTAGCTCCAGGTGGAGAAGGCATCTGGAGGGGATCCCTCAAGCTCAGCAAG CTGAGACAGGAAACTCCTTCCAGCTCCCAAATAAACGTGAATTTTCTGAGGAAAATCCAGCGCAAAACCTTCCGAAGGTGGATGCCTCAGGGGAAGACCGTCTTTGGGGTGGACAGATGCCCACTGAAGAGCTTTGGAAGTCAAAGAAGCATTCAGTGATGTCAAGACAAGATCTACAAACTTTGTGTTGCACTGATGGCTGTTCCATGACTGATTTGAGTGCTCTTTGCTAA